A part of Melittangium boletus DSM 14713 genomic DNA contains:
- a CDS encoding LysR family transcriptional regulator has product MPKRKKQSPLLFEEVMPLHAFVRAVEDGGFSAAARRLGLTPSAVSKQVAHLEARLGARLLRRTTHHVSLTEAGSVFYRHCRRVLAEMEEAALAVTALDDRPRGLLRISAPSVLGELHVGAAAVAFQESFPDVQVDLDASDRVVDLVEEGFDLAIRIADALEDSTLIVRRLVPEERLLCASPLYLQQRGIPRSPEELVGHDCLLFKRSRSTAEWRFVERDGTRSVHVAGHFQANNNVVLRQAVVRGRGIANLPRYLVLEELRTGALVPLLTEFPVASRDIFLVYPHRKLVPAKVRAFADFCVRYFRSLLGPGRTQEH; this is encoded by the coding sequence GTGCCCAAGCGGAAAAAACAGAGTCCCCTGCTGTTCGAAGAGGTGATGCCGCTGCATGCGTTCGTGCGGGCCGTCGAGGACGGAGGCTTTTCCGCCGCCGCGCGCCGGTTGGGCCTGACTCCCTCGGCGGTGAGCAAACAGGTGGCCCACCTGGAGGCACGGTTGGGGGCGCGTCTGCTGCGGAGGACCACGCACCACGTGAGCCTCACGGAGGCGGGCAGTGTCTTCTATCGGCACTGCCGACGGGTGCTCGCGGAGATGGAGGAGGCCGCGCTCGCGGTGACGGCGTTGGACGACCGGCCCCGGGGCCTGCTGCGCATCTCGGCCCCCTCGGTTCTGGGTGAGTTGCACGTGGGCGCCGCGGCCGTGGCCTTCCAGGAGTCCTTCCCCGACGTGCAGGTGGACCTGGATGCGAGCGATCGCGTGGTGGACCTGGTGGAGGAGGGGTTCGACCTGGCGATCCGCATCGCCGATGCGCTGGAGGACAGCACGCTCATCGTGCGGAGGCTCGTGCCCGAGGAGCGGCTGTTGTGCGCGAGCCCCCTCTATCTCCAGCAACGCGGCATCCCTCGCTCCCCGGAAGAACTGGTCGGGCACGACTGCCTCCTCTTCAAGCGGAGCCGGAGCACGGCGGAGTGGCGGTTCGTCGAGCGGGACGGGACCCGGAGTGTCCACGTCGCGGGCCACTTTCAAGCGAACAACAACGTCGTCCTCCGGCAGGCGGTGGTGCGGGGACGTGGCATCGCCAACCTCCCGCGCTACCTGGTGCTGGAGGAGTTGCGCACGGGCGCGTTGGTTCCCCTCCTCACGGAGTTCCCCGTGGCCAGCCGCGACATCTTCCTGGTGTATCCGCATCGCAAGCTCGTGCCCGCGAAGGTGCGCGCCTTCGCGGACTTCTGCGTGCGCTACTTTCGGAGCCTCCTGGGCCCTGGCCGGACCCAGGAGCATTGA
- a CDS encoding ROK family protein encodes MPKQATPEPSPRKKTARETRATKPRTLAIDIGGSGLKALVLDPQGKALDERQRVKTPRPATPKSVLSALEKLIQPLGGFERVSVGFPGVVEEGVTRTAPNLHPDWAGFDLEGALHKLTRRPVRVLNDAGVQGFGVIEGRGVEMVLTLGTGMGCALYVDGKYVPNLELAHHPLQGKKTYEDYVGQAALERVGKKKWNKHVRKVLDQIQPIWNPRKIYVGGGNARLLDFTLPKNTTVTDNVAGLLGGFALWKNEPVQQ; translated from the coding sequence ATGCCCAAGCAAGCCACACCCGAGCCGAGCCCCCGGAAGAAGACCGCCCGCGAGACCCGCGCCACCAAGCCCCGCACGCTGGCCATCGACATCGGAGGCTCGGGGCTCAAGGCACTCGTCCTCGATCCCCAAGGCAAGGCGCTCGACGAGCGGCAACGGGTGAAGACCCCGCGACCCGCCACGCCCAAGTCCGTCCTGAGCGCGCTCGAGAAGCTCATCCAACCCCTGGGAGGCTTCGAGCGGGTCTCCGTGGGATTTCCCGGCGTCGTGGAGGAAGGCGTGACCCGGACCGCGCCGAACCTGCACCCCGACTGGGCGGGCTTCGACCTGGAGGGAGCCCTGCACAAGCTGACGCGCCGCCCGGTGCGCGTGCTCAACGACGCGGGCGTCCAGGGCTTCGGCGTCATCGAGGGGCGCGGCGTGGAGATGGTGCTCACCCTGGGCACCGGCATGGGCTGCGCGCTCTACGTGGATGGCAAGTACGTGCCCAACCTGGAGCTCGCCCACCATCCGCTCCAAGGCAAGAAGACCTACGAGGACTACGTGGGCCAGGCCGCGCTGGAGCGTGTGGGCAAGAAGAAGTGGAACAAGCACGTGCGGAAGGTGCTCGATCAGATCCAACCCATCTGGAACCCCCGGAAGATCTACGTGGGCGGAGGCAACGCCCGGCTCCTGGACTTCACACTGCCCAAGAACACGACGGTCACCGACAACGTCGCGGGCCTGCTGGGCGGCTTCGCCCTGTGGAAGAACGAGCCCGTCCAACAGTGA
- a CDS encoding ATP-dependent DNA ligase, whose amino-acid sequence MRRLVDLYEALDSTTSTNAKVEALVAYFRATPPEDAAWGLYFLTGRRLKRLVPSKGLKQWVRELSDTPEWLFDEAYASVGDLAEIIALLLDQAERPAHTEELSLSRWMEERILPLAGLSLPEQRERITGWWHVLPRRELFIFNKMLTGELRVGVSDTLVVRALAQFAGLPPASVSHRLMGTWAPSRAFFEQLVAPDVSDSDSSRPYPFYLASPLEQDVEELGDRSDWLAEWKWDGIRGQLIHRKGALSLWSRGEELITERFPEIATAAASLPPGTVLDGEVLAYAEGQPLPFSRLQRRIGRQKLTAKVLAEAPAAFMAYDLLEENGEDLRPLPLRERRARLEALLRDKPQFPISPIITAPTWEALATAREESRERNVEGFMLKRLESPYLHGRKRGDWWKWKIDPFTVDAVLLYAHPGHGKRAALYTDYTFAVWNGDDLTPVAKAYSGLTDQEISKLDRWIRAHTKEKFGPVRSVEPAQVFELHFEGIAASPRHKSGVALRFPRIARWRSDKTPKDADTLDQLKGLIHAPA is encoded by the coding sequence ATGCGGCGGCTCGTGGACCTCTATGAAGCACTCGACTCCACCACCTCCACCAACGCCAAGGTGGAGGCCCTGGTCGCCTACTTCCGCGCGACGCCTCCCGAGGACGCCGCCTGGGGCCTGTATTTCCTCACCGGCCGCCGCCTCAAGCGGCTCGTGCCCTCCAAGGGCCTCAAGCAATGGGTGCGCGAGCTGAGTGACACCCCCGAATGGCTCTTCGACGAGGCCTATGCCTCCGTGGGTGACCTCGCGGAGATCATCGCGCTGCTGCTCGATCAGGCAGAGCGTCCCGCCCACACCGAGGAGCTGTCCCTCTCGCGGTGGATGGAGGAGCGCATCCTGCCCCTCGCCGGACTGTCCCTGCCCGAGCAGCGTGAGCGCATCACCGGCTGGTGGCATGTGCTGCCGCGCCGGGAACTCTTCATCTTCAACAAGATGCTCACCGGAGAGCTGCGCGTGGGCGTCTCCGACACGCTCGTGGTGCGCGCGCTGGCGCAGTTCGCCGGACTTCCCCCCGCGTCCGTCTCCCATCGGCTCATGGGCACCTGGGCCCCCTCGCGCGCCTTCTTCGAGCAGCTCGTCGCGCCGGATGTGTCCGACTCGGACAGCTCACGCCCCTACCCGTTCTACCTGGCCAGTCCCCTGGAGCAGGACGTGGAGGAATTGGGCGACCGCTCGGACTGGCTCGCCGAGTGGAAGTGGGACGGCATCCGGGGCCAGCTCATCCATCGCAAGGGCGCGCTCTCGCTCTGGAGCCGCGGCGAGGAGCTCATCACCGAGCGCTTCCCGGAGATCGCCACCGCCGCCGCCAGCCTCCCCCCGGGCACCGTGCTCGACGGCGAAGTGCTCGCCTACGCCGAGGGCCAGCCCCTGCCCTTCAGCCGCCTGCAACGGCGCATCGGCCGGCAGAAGCTCACCGCCAAGGTGCTCGCCGAGGCTCCCGCCGCCTTCATGGCGTACGACCTGCTCGAGGAGAACGGAGAGGATCTGCGGCCCCTGCCCCTGCGCGAGCGCCGGGCCCGATTGGAAGCACTGCTGCGCGACAAGCCCCAGTTCCCCATCTCCCCCATCATCACCGCGCCCACCTGGGAAGCGCTGGCCACGGCTCGCGAGGAGTCGCGCGAGCGCAACGTGGAGGGCTTCATGCTCAAGCGGCTGGAGTCGCCCTACCTCCATGGCCGCAAGCGCGGGGATTGGTGGAAGTGGAAGATCGATCCCTTCACCGTGGACGCCGTGCTGCTCTACGCGCACCCGGGCCACGGCAAGCGCGCCGCGCTCTACACGGACTACACCTTCGCGGTGTGGAACGGAGATGACCTGACCCCCGTGGCCAAGGCGTACTCGGGCCTGACGGACCAGGAGATCTCCAAGCTCGACCGGTGGATCCGCGCCCACACGAAGGAGAAGTTCGGTCCCGTGCGCTCGGTGGAGCCCGCGCAGGTGTTCGAGCTGCACTTCGAGGGCATCGCCGCCTCGCCCCGGCACAAGTCCGGCGTGGCCCTGCGCTTCCCGCGCATCGCCCGGTGGCGCTCGGACAAGACGCCCAAGGACGCGGACACGCTCGACCAGCTCAAGGGGCTCATCCATGCCCCCGCCTAG
- a CDS encoding SgcJ/EcaC family oxidoreductase: MNRMLGGVMVCWVLLAPVVLHAQEARTPDGDAATHEALRALKNDMEQALNAQDLDRLLSHLHPDVVFTTMNNDVRVGKDAIRAYYEKMRTGPDRVVEKLTAKFEVDDLTRLYGETGLAQGSSTDHYVLTDGSDLVVHGRWSCALVKQGDQWLIASFHYSTNVFDNPVLDLVKKKAATFGGVGGAALLLVGLVVGRVTGRRKATAA, encoded by the coding sequence ATGAATCGGATGCTCGGCGGTGTGATGGTGTGTTGGGTGCTATTGGCGCCCGTGGTGCTCCATGCGCAGGAGGCCCGCACCCCGGATGGGGACGCGGCCACGCACGAGGCCTTGCGCGCGCTCAAGAACGACATGGAACAGGCGCTCAACGCGCAGGACCTGGACCGGCTGCTCTCGCACCTGCACCCGGACGTGGTCTTCACCACCATGAACAACGACGTGCGCGTGGGCAAGGACGCCATCCGCGCCTACTACGAGAAGATGCGCACGGGGCCGGACCGCGTGGTGGAGAAGCTGACCGCGAAGTTCGAGGTGGATGACCTGACGCGCCTGTATGGCGAGACGGGCCTCGCGCAGGGCTCCTCCACGGATCACTACGTGCTCACGGATGGCTCGGACCTCGTCGTCCATGGCCGTTGGAGCTGCGCCCTGGTGAAGCAGGGCGACCAGTGGCTCATCGCCTCCTTCCACTACTCCACCAACGTGTTCGACAACCCCGTGCTCGACTTGGTGAAGAAGAAGGCGGCGACCTTTGGAGGCGTCGGCGGAGCGGCGCTGTTGCTCGTGGGCCTGGTGGTGGGCCGGGTCACGGGGCGCCGGAAGGCCACGGCGGCGTGA
- the pdeM gene encoding ligase-associated DNA damage response endonuclease PdeM — protein sequence MAARGLPVRIGDTLVELRPERALHWPEAGVLAVADLHWGKPESFHQHGIPLPSGVLEDDLARLSAALHATGARRVFLVGDLIHSRQGLTPEVVERVAAWRSGHEVELVLVRGNHDRHLDVLPTAWRMRLVESHLDEGPFRFAHHPEPATGRYTCAGHLHPTVRLDSGADRLRLPCFHLGPHVGVLPAFSAFTGGQDMRAKAGERIFVVAGDDVVEMPAPRTVRGRRS from the coding sequence ATGGCTGCGAGAGGACTCCCTGTCCGCATAGGCGACACCCTGGTGGAGCTGCGTCCCGAACGGGCCCTGCACTGGCCCGAGGCGGGCGTGCTCGCCGTGGCGGACCTGCACTGGGGCAAGCCCGAAAGTTTCCATCAACACGGCATTCCCCTGCCCTCCGGTGTGCTGGAGGACGACCTGGCGCGCCTGTCGGCCGCGCTGCACGCCACGGGGGCCCGGCGGGTGTTCCTGGTGGGAGACCTCATCCATTCGCGCCAGGGCCTGACGCCCGAGGTGGTGGAGCGCGTGGCGGCCTGGCGCTCGGGGCACGAGGTGGAGCTGGTGCTCGTGCGCGGCAACCATGACCGGCACCTGGACGTGCTGCCGACCGCGTGGCGCATGCGCCTGGTGGAGTCCCACCTCGACGAGGGCCCCTTCCGCTTCGCCCATCACCCGGAGCCCGCGACAGGGCGCTACACCTGCGCGGGCCACCTGCATCCCACGGTGCGGCTCGACTCCGGAGCGGACCGGTTGCGCCTGCCCTGCTTCCACCTGGGTCCACACGTGGGCGTGTTGCCCGCATTCAGCGCATTCACGGGAGGCCAGGACATGCGCGCCAAAGCGGGCGAGCGCATCTTCGTCGTCGCGGGTGACGACGTGGTGGAGATGCCCGCGCCGCGAACTGTGCGCGGCCGACGCTCCTGA
- a CDS encoding MauE/DoxX family redox-associated membrane protein, with protein sequence MPPLLTDSAPSSSSITTPTSAEASTGRLLGLSDGEAGYALLRVTLGLNILLHGVGRLVSGPSAFADNLVKMFAASWIPSALVRPFALVLPFAEAAVGALLLLGLLTRPVLAAGGLLMTALVFGTAARGDWEILGVQMIYVALYAALLGTARFNRLSLDTLRNRKAGPR encoded by the coding sequence ATGCCACCGCTCTTGACCGACAGTGCCCCGTCTTCCTCTTCCATCACGACTCCCACCAGCGCGGAGGCCTCCACCGGAAGGCTCCTCGGCCTCTCGGATGGCGAGGCCGGCTATGCCCTGCTGCGCGTCACGCTGGGCCTCAACATCCTGCTGCACGGCGTGGGGCGGTTGGTGAGCGGCCCCTCGGCCTTCGCCGACAACCTGGTGAAGATGTTCGCGGCGTCGTGGATACCGTCCGCCCTGGTGCGCCCCTTCGCCCTGGTGCTGCCCTTCGCGGAGGCCGCCGTGGGCGCGCTGCTCCTGCTTGGATTGCTGACCCGCCCCGTGCTCGCGGCGGGAGGTCTGTTGATGACCGCCCTCGTCTTCGGCACCGCGGCACGAGGCGATTGGGAAATCCTGGGCGTGCAGATGATCTACGTCGCCCTCTATGCCGCGCTCCTCGGCACGGCGCGCTTCAATCGCCTCTCGCTGGACACGCTGAGGAACCGGAAGGCCGGGCCGCGCTGA
- a CDS encoding ligase-associated DNA damage response exonuclease, with amino-acid sequence MNVSTSTRRPPLVSVTPEGLYCAQGDFHIDAWRPVPRTLVTHAHGDHARWGSQQYLGTKPSQGLLRKRLGADADITTLDYGECLTIGGVTVSFHPAGHVLGSAQIRLEYKGEVWVVSGDYKRDPDPTCEPFEVVPCDTFITEATFGLPIYRWDDTRLIAEEVLRWWDTNREAGRASVLFCYALGKAQRLLAELARITDREVFVHGATHALVEVYREAGVTLSPTRPVSEVEKGTSYAGALVLAPPSAAGSTWMRRFGEHETGFASGWMRVRGNRRRRGYDRGFVLSDHADWPGLLRTAKETGASRVLATHGSSEILSRYLRENLGIDAAPLATPFEGEAED; translated from the coding sequence ATGAACGTGTCCACGTCGACCCGAAGGCCGCCCCTCGTGTCCGTGACGCCCGAGGGGTTGTACTGCGCACAGGGGGACTTCCACATCGATGCGTGGCGTCCCGTGCCGCGCACCCTCGTCACCCACGCGCACGGAGACCATGCCCGCTGGGGCAGCCAGCAGTACCTGGGCACGAAACCGTCCCAGGGACTCCTGCGCAAGCGCCTGGGCGCGGACGCGGACATCACCACGCTCGACTACGGCGAATGCCTCACCATCGGCGGCGTGACGGTCAGCTTCCACCCGGCGGGCCACGTGCTGGGCAGCGCGCAGATCCGGCTCGAGTACAAGGGCGAGGTCTGGGTGGTCTCCGGCGACTACAAGCGCGACCCGGATCCCACGTGCGAGCCCTTCGAGGTCGTGCCGTGCGACACCTTCATCACCGAGGCCACCTTCGGGCTGCCCATCTACCGCTGGGACGACACGCGGCTCATCGCCGAGGAAGTGCTGCGCTGGTGGGACACCAACCGCGAGGCGGGCCGGGCCTCGGTGCTCTTCTGCTACGCGCTGGGCAAGGCGCAGCGGCTGCTCGCGGAGCTGGCGCGCATCACCGACCGGGAGGTGTTCGTGCACGGCGCCACGCATGCGCTCGTGGAGGTCTACCGCGAGGCCGGGGTGACCCTGAGCCCCACGCGTCCCGTGTCCGAGGTGGAGAAGGGCACGTCCTACGCCGGAGCGCTCGTGCTGGCACCGCCCAGCGCGGCGGGCTCCACGTGGATGCGGCGCTTCGGCGAGCACGAGACGGGCTTCGCCTCGGGCTGGATGCGGGTGCGCGGCAACCGGCGCCGCCGGGGTTACGACCGGGGCTTCGTCCTCTCCGATCACGCGGACTGGCCGGGGCTGTTGCGCACGGCGAAGGAGACGGGGGCCTCGCGCGTGCTGGCCACCCACGGCTCCAGCGAAATCCTCTCACGCTACCTGCGCGAGAACCTGGGCATCGACGCGGCCCCCCTGGCCACGCCCTTCGAGGGTGAAGCGGAGGACTGA
- a CDS encoding ligase-associated DNA damage response DEXH box helicase, whose protein sequence is MPPPRRARTTSPRKARLVPAAPEVAPQGIEAWFEERGWTPFPFQREAWAAYARGESGLIHVPTGAGKTYAAYIGPLAEVAERREKGLQVLYITPLRAVSRDIELALNAPLSAFDADITVESRTGDTSQSIRRKQKDRLPEVLITTPESLSLLLCHERAHELFATLRCVIIDEWHELLSSKRGTQVELALARLRRFSPGMRTWALSATLANLDEAARAAVGPQVTPTLVSAGLERDVKIETLLPDTVDAFPWAGHLGMSMLRKVSDWLDLQHPTLLFTNTRSQAERWYEGLRFLHPEWEGVLALHHSSIDRETREGVERGLKDGSVRLVVCTSSLDLGVDFGPVERVVQIGSPKGISRTLQRAGRSAHRPGATAHLLFVPTHALELVEMAAARDALAHREVEPRSPLRQPLDVLAQHLVTCALGGGFARESLLAEVRETFAYRDLREEDFDRTLLLVTEGGPTLRAYPQFRRVQRVEDRYVVADARVARLHKLNVGTIASDSSVELRYWTGGRLGTVEESYVGRLRPGDTFLFAGKRLEFCRMKDLTAYVKAAKGRASATPRWSGGRLPISGSLAAAVRRTFHSVREGNPEAVELRAVRPVLDVQTRLSRVPASDMCLAELCRTREGHHLFLYPFEGRLVHEGLAALLALRLTRLQKATFSLAVNDYGLELLSPSPFPFEEALRPALFTRERLVEDILESVNLGELAKRQFRDVARVAGLVMPGLPGARKSTRQIQASTGLLYDVFARYEPDHLLLVQARREVLEQQFEQARLVGTLERLERTPIECIHVPRPTPLAFPLVVERMGATLSNETLLDRVQRMKDKWLREDSLSA, encoded by the coding sequence ATGCCCCCGCCTAGGCGCGCGAGGACCACCTCCCCACGCAAGGCCCGCCTCGTCCCCGCCGCGCCGGAAGTGGCGCCCCAGGGAATCGAGGCGTGGTTCGAGGAGCGGGGCTGGACGCCCTTCCCCTTCCAGCGAGAAGCCTGGGCGGCCTACGCCCGGGGCGAGAGCGGCCTCATCCACGTGCCCACGGGGGCGGGGAAGACGTATGCCGCCTATATCGGTCCGCTCGCCGAGGTGGCCGAGCGCCGCGAGAAGGGCTTGCAGGTGCTCTACATCACGCCCCTGCGCGCGGTGTCCCGCGACATCGAGCTGGCGCTGAACGCGCCCCTGTCCGCCTTCGACGCCGACATCACCGTGGAGAGCCGCACGGGCGACACGTCCCAGAGCATCCGCCGCAAGCAGAAGGATCGGCTGCCCGAGGTCCTCATCACCACGCCGGAATCGCTCTCGCTCCTGCTCTGCCACGAGCGCGCCCATGAGCTCTTCGCCACCTTGCGCTGTGTCATCATCGACGAGTGGCACGAGCTGCTGAGCAGCAAGCGCGGCACGCAGGTGGAGCTCGCGCTCGCACGGCTGCGCCGCTTCTCCCCGGGAATGCGCACCTGGGCCCTGTCCGCCACGCTCGCCAATCTGGACGAGGCCGCTCGCGCCGCCGTGGGTCCCCAGGTCACGCCCACCCTCGTGAGCGCGGGGCTCGAGCGCGACGTGAAGATCGAGACGCTGCTGCCCGACACCGTGGATGCCTTCCCCTGGGCGGGCCACCTGGGCATGTCCATGCTGCGCAAGGTGTCCGACTGGCTGGACCTCCAGCACCCCACCCTGCTCTTCACCAACACCCGCTCCCAGGCCGAGCGCTGGTACGAGGGGCTGCGCTTCCTCCACCCCGAATGGGAAGGCGTGCTCGCGCTGCACCACAGCTCCATCGATCGCGAGACCCGCGAGGGCGTGGAGCGTGGGCTCAAGGACGGGAGCGTGCGGCTCGTGGTCTGCACGTCCTCGTTGGACCTGGGCGTGGACTTCGGCCCCGTGGAGCGCGTGGTGCAGATTGGCAGCCCCAAGGGCATCTCCCGCACGCTCCAGCGCGCCGGACGCAGTGCCCACCGTCCCGGAGCCACCGCGCACCTGCTGTTCGTTCCCACCCATGCCCTGGAGCTGGTGGAGATGGCGGCCGCCCGCGACGCGCTCGCGCACCGGGAGGTGGAGCCCCGCTCACCCCTGCGCCAGCCGCTCGACGTGCTCGCCCAGCACCTCGTCACCTGCGCGCTCGGCGGTGGCTTCGCCCGCGAGTCCCTGCTCGCCGAGGTCCGTGAGACGTTCGCCTACCGGGACCTGCGCGAGGAGGACTTCGACCGCACCCTGCTCCTGGTGACGGAAGGAGGCCCCACGCTGCGCGCCTATCCCCAGTTCCGCCGCGTGCAGCGCGTGGAGGACCGGTACGTGGTGGCCGACGCGCGCGTGGCCCGGCTGCACAAGCTCAACGTGGGCACCATCGCCTCGGACTCCTCGGTGGAGCTGCGCTACTGGACGGGCGGACGGCTCGGCACGGTGGAGGAGTCCTATGTGGGGCGGCTGCGTCCGGGAGACACCTTCCTCTTCGCGGGCAAGCGGCTGGAGTTCTGCCGGATGAAGGATCTCACGGCCTATGTGAAGGCCGCCAAGGGACGGGCCTCGGCCACGCCCCGCTGGAGTGGAGGACGTCTCCCCATCTCGGGCTCTCTCGCCGCCGCCGTGCGCCGCACCTTCCACTCCGTGCGCGAGGGGAACCCGGAGGCCGTCGAGCTGCGCGCGGTCCGTCCCGTCCTCGACGTCCAGACGCGCCTGTCCCGCGTGCCCGCGAGCGATATGTGCCTCGCCGAGCTGTGCCGCACGCGCGAGGGCCACCATCTCTTCCTCTACCCCTTCGAGGGCCGACTGGTGCACGAAGGCCTCGCGGCGCTGCTCGCCCTGCGCCTCACGCGGCTCCAGAAGGCCACGTTCAGCCTCGCGGTGAACGACTATGGGCTGGAGCTGCTGTCGCCCTCGCCCTTCCCCTTCGAGGAGGCGCTGCGTCCGGCGCTCTTCACGCGCGAGCGGCTGGTGGAGGACATCCTGGAGAGCGTCAACCTGGGCGAGCTGGCGAAGCGGCAATTCCGCGACGTGGCGCGCGTGGCGGGGCTGGTGATGCCCGGGCTGCCCGGGGCGCGCAAGTCCACCCGGCAGATTCAAGCGAGCACGGGCCTGCTGTACGACGTCTTCGCCCGCTACGAGCCGGATCATCTGTTGCTCGTCCAGGCGCGGCGCGAGGTGCTGGAGCAGCAGTTCGAGCAGGCACGGCTGGTGGGCACGCTGGAGCGCCTGGAGCGCACGCCCATCGAATGCATCCACGTGCCACGGCCCACGCCGCTGGCCTTTCCGCTCGTCGTCGAGCGCATGGGCGCCACCCTGTCCAATGAGACGCTGTTGGATCGGGTGCAGCGCATGAAGGACAAATGGCTGCGAGAGGACTCCCTGTCCGCATAG
- a CDS encoding phosphatase PAP2 family protein, producing MSRPPLFGLPRREEALLTGAMATGFTLFFLLVYGGASWVTGFYPGGLRVDLPFERHIPFVPAWAAVYVSMDVLLLLSLFILRTWRDMVPFVSALALETVLGAGCFLLLPVEVAWPAREVSGDSAFVFLLADTMNLERNYLPSLHVAFACTAALAYGERGGGLARAGFTLWATAIAASTLLIHEHHVVDVLAGALLAWGTWRAVAPLTRREDMLEALRVEGLCAREMVRFSRRNPRYALPALVLYRYALTDWRTTRVARTGFCFLQLVDDVLDGDRPITEEPLDWVDALLARLERGGETGEDVAATLGRWFLAELRDDGARAEALRLVRTMRRDRERVRERRELDAAALRAHHRETFELSVGLMLHTARAEVRALDSPALLDAFGWCSAMRDLREDLDKGLFNVPAEVALAVRAEGAEPWRYDSLVGSAAGRAWLMAEHHRARSLLDEARGQLSALEGRSGLALLRLFHRSIESFWAKRLPRRMPFLRASGRVTPPWPSGAP from the coding sequence ATGAGCCGCCCTCCCCTCTTCGGACTCCCCCGGCGGGAGGAAGCGCTCCTCACGGGCGCCATGGCCACGGGCTTCACCCTCTTCTTCCTGCTCGTCTACGGCGGCGCGAGCTGGGTGACGGGCTTCTACCCGGGCGGCCTGCGCGTGGACCTGCCCTTCGAGCGCCACATTCCCTTCGTGCCGGCCTGGGCGGCCGTCTACGTGAGCATGGATGTGCTGCTGCTCCTGTCGCTGTTCATCCTGCGCACGTGGCGCGACATGGTGCCCTTCGTGTCAGCGCTCGCGCTGGAGACGGTGCTGGGCGCGGGGTGCTTCCTGCTCCTCCCCGTCGAGGTGGCCTGGCCCGCGCGCGAGGTGAGCGGCGACTCCGCCTTCGTGTTCCTCCTGGCCGACACGATGAACCTGGAGCGCAACTACCTGCCGTCGCTCCATGTGGCGTTCGCGTGCACGGCGGCCCTCGCCTATGGCGAACGGGGAGGCGGGCTCGCGCGAGCGGGCTTCACCCTGTGGGCCACGGCCATCGCGGCCTCCACCCTGCTCATCCACGAGCACCACGTGGTGGACGTGCTCGCGGGAGCGCTCCTCGCCTGGGGCACGTGGCGCGCCGTGGCGCCCCTCACCCGGCGTGAGGACATGCTCGAGGCCCTGCGCGTGGAAGGCCTCTGCGCCCGGGAGATGGTCCGCTTCTCGCGTCGGAACCCGCGCTATGCCCTGCCCGCCCTGGTGCTCTATCGCTACGCGCTGACGGACTGGCGCACCACCCGCGTGGCCCGCACGGGGTTCTGCTTCCTCCAGCTCGTGGACGACGTGCTGGACGGGGACCGGCCCATCACGGAAGAACCCCTCGACTGGGTGGACGCCCTGCTCGCGCGACTGGAACGCGGAGGCGAGACAGGGGAGGACGTGGCGGCCACCCTGGGCCGGTGGTTCCTCGCGGAGCTCCGGGACGACGGCGCGAGAGCCGAGGCGCTGCGGCTGGTGCGCACCATGCGGCGAGACCGCGAGCGCGTGCGCGAACGCCGGGAACTCGACGCGGCGGCGCTGCGCGCCCACCACCGGGAGACCTTCGAGCTGTCCGTCGGCCTGATGCTGCACACGGCCCGGGCCGAGGTCCGCGCCCTGGACAGCCCCGCCCTGCTCGACGCGTTCGGCTGGTGCTCGGCGATGCGAGACCTGCGCGAGGACCTGGACAAGGGCCTCTTCAACGTCCCCGCCGAGGTGGCCCTGGCGGTGCGAGCCGAGGGCGCGGAGCCGTGGCGCTACGACTCCCTGGTGGGCTCGGCGGCGGGACGGGCGTGGTTGATGGCCGAGCACCACCGCGCGAGGAGCCTGCTCGACGAGGCGCGCGGACAACTGTCGGCGCTCGAGGGGCGCTCCGGCCTGGCCCTGCTCCGGCTGTTCCACCGCTCCATCGAGAGCTTCTGGGCGAAGCGGCTGCCCCGGCGCATGCCGTTCCTGCGCGCTTCCGGACGCGTCACGCCGCCGTGGCCTTCCGGCGCCCCGTGA